In a single window of the Atlantibacter hermannii genome:
- the fdoH gene encoding formate dehydrogenase-O, translating into MAYQSQDIIRRSATNGFTPAPHARDHQQEVAKLIDVTTCIGCKACQVACSEWNDLRDEVGHNVGVYDNPADLTAKSWTVMRFSEVEQNDKLEWLIRKDGCMHCADPGCLKACPAEGAIIQYANGIVDFQSEQCIGCGYCIAGCPFDVPRLNPEDNRVYKCTLCVDRVTVGQEPACVKTCPTGAIHFGSKEDMKELASERVAELKTRGYDKAGLYDPAGVGGTHVMYVLHHADNPNLYHGLPENPEISDTVKFWKGVWKPLAAIGFAATFAASVFHYVGVGPNRADDEEDNLHEEKDETHVDREEGRK; encoded by the coding sequence ATGGCTTATCAATCGCAAGACATCATCCGTCGTTCCGCGACTAACGGTTTCACTCCCGCGCCTCACGCGCGGGATCACCAGCAGGAAGTGGCGAAACTTATCGACGTGACCACCTGCATCGGCTGTAAAGCCTGCCAGGTGGCCTGTTCCGAGTGGAACGACCTGCGTGATGAAGTGGGACACAACGTCGGTGTGTACGACAATCCGGCGGACCTCACGGCAAAATCCTGGACGGTCATGCGCTTCTCGGAAGTGGAGCAGAACGACAAACTGGAATGGCTGATTCGTAAAGACGGCTGTATGCACTGCGCCGATCCGGGCTGCCTGAAGGCGTGCCCGGCGGAAGGGGCAATCATTCAGTACGCTAACGGGATCGTCGATTTCCAGTCCGAGCAGTGCATTGGCTGCGGCTACTGCATCGCCGGCTGTCCGTTCGATGTTCCGCGCCTGAACCCGGAAGACAACCGCGTCTACAAATGCACCCTGTGCGTGGACCGCGTCACCGTGGGCCAGGAACCGGCCTGTGTGAAAACCTGTCCGACCGGGGCGATTCACTTCGGCTCGAAAGAGGACATGAAAGAACTGGCCAGCGAGCGCGTGGCGGAACTGAAAACCCGTGGTTATGACAAAGCGGGCCTGTACGATCCGGCGGGCGTAGGCGGAACGCACGTAATGTATGTGCTGCATCATGCCGACAACCCGAATCTGTATCACGGGCTGCCGGAAAACCCGGAAATCAGCGACACCGTCAAATTCTGGAAAGGCGTCTGGAAGCCACTTGCTGCGATCGGCTTTGCCGCGACCTTCGCTGCCAGCGTGTTCCACTATGTCGGCGTCGGCCCGAACCGGGCGGATGATGAAGAAGACAATCTGCATGAGGAAAAAGACGAAACTCATGTCGATCGTGAGGAGGGGCGCAAATGA
- the fdhD gene encoding formate dehydrogenase accessory protein, whose amino-acid sequence MTGFTGVRACELWKHDDLSHPNSDWLAEEVPVALVYNGISHVVMMATPKDLELFALGFSLSEGIIDAPRDIYGMDIVKSCNGIEVQIELSSRRFMGLKERRRALAGRTGCGVCGVEQLNDIGRPVTPLPFTQTFNLNHLDSVVSQLRSVQPIGQITGCTHAAAWLNPQGDMLGGHEDIGRHVALDKLMGRRARENWHDGAVLVSSRASYEMVQKSALCGVEILIAVSAATTLAVEVAQRCNLTLVGFAKQGRATVYTHPQRLISA is encoded by the coding sequence GTGACCGGCTTCACCGGTGTTCGTGCGTGTGAATTATGGAAGCATGACGATTTGTCGCACCCGAACAGCGACTGGCTGGCTGAAGAGGTTCCCGTTGCGCTGGTATACAACGGCATTTCCCATGTAGTGATGATGGCGACGCCCAAAGATCTGGAGCTTTTCGCGCTGGGTTTTTCGCTGTCAGAAGGCATTATTGATGCCCCCCGGGATATTTACGGGATGGATATTGTTAAAAGCTGCAACGGTATTGAAGTGCAGATCGAGCTGTCCAGCCGCCGCTTTATGGGCCTGAAAGAGCGCCGTCGCGCGCTGGCGGGCCGCACCGGCTGCGGCGTGTGCGGCGTCGAGCAGCTTAACGATATCGGGCGGCCCGTTACGCCCCTGCCGTTTACCCAAACCTTTAACCTGAATCATCTGGACAGCGTGGTCAGCCAGTTGCGCAGCGTGCAACCTATTGGTCAGATCACGGGCTGCACCCACGCTGCGGCGTGGCTGAACCCGCAGGGCGACATGCTCGGCGGGCATGAAGATATTGGCCGCCATGTAGCGCTGGATAAACTGATGGGCCGCCGGGCTCGTGAGAACTGGCATGATGGCGCGGTGCTGGTCTCCAGCCGTGCCAGCTATGAAATGGTGCAAAAGTCGGCGCTGTGTGGCGTTGAGATCCTGATTGCGGTTTCCGCCGCGACGACCCTGGCGGTCGAGGTTGCGCAGCGCTGCAATTTGACGCTGGTGGGCTTTGCCAAACAGGGCCGCGCCACGGTCTATACTCACCCGCAACGCCTTATTTCCGCGTAA
- the bhsA_1 gene encoding protein involved in stress resistance and biofilm formation, producing MKNIKTFVAAIALATSFGAFAAQTVTATGTTMDSAEAKIAAQAQEAGASYKITEAFTGNQVHMTAVLTK from the coding sequence ATGAAAAACATCAAAACTTTTGTTGCTGCAATCGCTCTGGCTACGTCTTTTGGCGCATTCGCTGCGCAAACCGTGACCGCAACCGGCACCACCATGGACAGCGCTGAAGCGAAAATCGCTGCACAGGCTCAGGAAGCGGGCGCGTCTTATAAAATTACCGAAGCCTTTACCGGCAATCAGGTTCATATGACCGCGGTACTGACCAAATAA
- a CDS encoding Predicted membrane protein — protein sequence MANMTLIIIGMALLSAGTYLMRLGGAKLGSRLALSERSQALLSDAATVLLFSVALATTFYEGEHFAGMARVLGVAFAVFLAWRKMPLIVVIIAAAVMTALLRLAGIN from the coding sequence ATGGCAAACATGACGCTGATTATTATCGGGATGGCGCTGTTATCAGCGGGCACGTATTTGATGCGGCTTGGCGGGGCGAAGCTGGGAAGCCGGTTAGCGCTGTCTGAACGCTCGCAGGCGCTGCTTTCCGACGCGGCAACGGTCTTACTGTTTTCAGTGGCGCTGGCGACCACGTTTTATGAGGGTGAGCATTTTGCCGGGATGGCGCGGGTGCTGGGCGTGGCGTTTGCCGTGTTTCTCGCCTGGCGAAAAATGCCGTTAATCGTGGTGATTATCGCGGCGGCGGTGATGACGGCGCTGTTGCGTCTGGCGGGCATAAACTAA
- a CDS encoding AzlC family-like protein gives MKALFSCLKGDTVKAILLVCLAVGVVGVSYGSLAMAYGFPLWVPFVLSVSVLAGASEFLFIGIVASGGNPLAAAAAGLLVNARHIPFGVTVRDLVGKRAASYLGCHIMNDESVVFGLSQPTPEQRKAAYWLCGLGVAIVWPLGALLGAGVGKLLPAPETIGLDAVFPAILLALVVPAFKNRTTLIRACSGAALSLAAVPFAPVGLPVLLSLFGLLTRKK, from the coding sequence ATGAAAGCGCTCTTCTCGTGCCTGAAAGGCGACACCGTAAAAGCGATACTGCTTGTTTGCCTGGCCGTTGGCGTGGTGGGCGTGTCCTACGGCTCACTGGCGATGGCGTATGGTTTTCCGTTATGGGTGCCGTTTGTGTTGTCCGTCTCGGTGCTGGCAGGCGCCTCGGAATTTCTGTTTATCGGGATCGTCGCCAGTGGCGGCAATCCGCTGGCTGCCGCTGCGGCGGGTTTGCTGGTTAACGCCCGGCACATTCCATTCGGCGTGACGGTGCGTGACCTGGTGGGTAAACGCGCCGCCAGCTATCTGGGTTGCCATATCATGAATGATGAAAGCGTGGTGTTTGGTCTCTCCCAGCCGACCCCGGAACAGCGCAAGGCCGCCTACTGGCTGTGCGGCCTTGGTGTGGCGATCGTCTGGCCGCTGGGCGCGCTGCTGGGCGCAGGCGTCGGCAAACTGCTGCCCGCGCCGGAAACCATCGGCCTTGATGCCGTTTTCCCTGCCATTCTGCTGGCGCTGGTCGTGCCAGCCTTCAAAAACCGCACCACGCTGATACGCGCCTGTAGCGGCGCGGCGCTGTCGCTTGCTGCCGTGCCTTTTGCCCCAGTCGGGCTGCCGGTTTTGTTGTCGCTGTTTGGTTTACTGACGAGGAAGAAATAA
- a CDS encoding putative transcriptional regulator gives MTQPITIIAKSLVRERLRTGLSLAEIARRAGIAKSTLSQLESGNGNPSLETLWSLCVALDIPFARLLEPQLPTTQVIRRGEGMKVVAGEANYQAILLAACPPGARRDVYLLMTQPGADRISQPHPPGSVEHIIVTKGRAKVGLTEAPEELGEGDYICYPADREHIFQALEPDTQALLVAEQN, from the coding sequence ATGACGCAGCCAATCACTATTATTGCCAAAAGCCTGGTGCGGGAGCGCCTGCGGACCGGACTTTCGCTGGCGGAAATTGCCCGTCGCGCCGGGATTGCGAAATCCACGCTGTCGCAGCTGGAGTCCGGCAACGGCAACCCAAGTCTGGAAACCCTGTGGTCATTATGCGTGGCGCTGGACATTCCGTTTGCCCGTTTACTGGAGCCCCAGTTACCAACCACGCAAGTGATCCGGCGTGGCGAAGGGATGAAAGTGGTGGCCGGAGAAGCCAATTATCAGGCAATTTTGCTGGCGGCCTGCCCGCCTGGGGCGCGTCGCGATGTGTATCTGCTGATGACGCAGCCGGGTGCCGACCGTATTTCGCAGCCGCATCCGCCGGGTTCGGTGGAACACATTATCGTTACCAAAGGGCGTGCGAAGGTGGGGCTGACAGAGGCGCCCGAAGAGTTGGGAGAAGGGGATTACATTTGCTATCCCGCCGATCGCGAGCACATCTTTCAGGCGCTGGAGCCGGATACCCAGGCGCTACTGGTGGCGGAACAAAATTAA
- the yiiL gene encoding L-rhamnose mutarotase, with protein sequence MIRKAFVMQVNPDAHEEYQRRHSPIWPELEAVLKQHGAHHYAIYLDAQRSLLFATVEIESEARWNAVAQTEVCQRWWKHMRDVMPANPDNSPVSEALKEVFYLA encoded by the coding sequence ATGATCCGTAAAGCTTTTGTGATGCAGGTGAACCCCGATGCCCATGAAGAGTATCAACGCCGCCATTCGCCCATTTGGCCGGAGCTGGAGGCGGTTCTTAAGCAGCACGGTGCTCATCACTACGCTATTTATCTCGATGCACAGCGTAGCCTGCTTTTTGCCACGGTAGAGATCGAATCAGAAGCCCGCTGGAATGCGGTGGCGCAGACCGAGGTCTGCCAGCGCTGGTGGAAACACATGCGTGATGTGATGCCCGCTAACCCGGATAACAGCCCGGTCAGCGAGGCGCTGAAAGAAGTGTTCTATCTGGCGTGA
- the adhB_1 gene encoding alcohol dehydrogenase, whose product MSFLLALPKISLHGAGAIGDMVKLIAGKKWGKALIVTDGQLVKMGLLDSLFTALDAHQLTYQLFDEVFPNPTEALVQRGFAAFREAGCDYLIAFGGGSPIDTAKAVKILTANPGPSTAYSGVGHVTHPGVPLVAINTTAGTAAEMTSNAVIIDSERQVKEVIIDPNIIPDIAVDDASVMLDIPAAVTAATGMDALTHAVEAYVSVGAHPLTDANALEAIRLITQWLPEAVDNGHNLEAREMMAYGQYLAGMAFNSAGLGLVHALAHQPGATHNLPHGVCNAILLPVIENFNRPNAVARFARIAQAMGVDTHGLTDEQASHKAIEAIRSLSARVGIPSGFAALGVCEADIEGWLDKALADPCAPCNPRNASRDEVRTLYLEAL is encoded by the coding sequence ATGAGCTTTTTACTCGCGTTACCCAAAATCAGCCTGCACGGCGCAGGCGCTATTGGCGATATGGTCAAGCTGATCGCCGGGAAAAAATGGGGCAAAGCGCTGATCGTTACCGACGGCCAGCTGGTCAAAATGGGGCTGCTGGACAGCCTGTTTACCGCCCTGGACGCCCATCAGCTTACGTACCAGTTGTTCGATGAGGTCTTTCCCAACCCAACGGAAGCCCTGGTGCAGCGCGGCTTTGCCGCGTTCAGGGAGGCGGGTTGTGATTACCTTATCGCCTTCGGCGGCGGCAGCCCGATCGATACCGCAAAAGCGGTGAAAATTTTAACCGCCAATCCGGGGCCGTCCACGGCGTACTCCGGCGTGGGTCACGTTACCCATCCGGGCGTGCCGTTGGTGGCAATCAACACCACCGCCGGTACGGCGGCGGAGATGACCAGCAACGCGGTGATCATCGACAGCGAACGCCAGGTGAAAGAGGTGATTATTGACCCGAATATTATCCCGGATATCGCCGTGGACGACGCCAGCGTGATGCTGGATATCCCTGCCGCTGTCACGGCCGCCACCGGTATGGACGCCCTGACCCACGCGGTGGAGGCCTATGTTTCCGTCGGCGCGCATCCGTTAACCGACGCCAATGCGCTGGAAGCCATTCGCTTAATCACTCAGTGGCTGCCCGAGGCGGTGGATAACGGCCATAATCTGGAAGCCCGGGAAATGATGGCTTACGGGCAGTATCTGGCGGGCATGGCGTTTAACAGCGCAGGGCTTGGTCTGGTTCATGCGCTGGCGCATCAGCCAGGGGCGACTCATAACCTGCCGCACGGGGTGTGCAACGCCATTCTGCTGCCGGTGATTGAGAATTTTAACCGGCCAAATGCTGTGGCACGTTTTGCCAGAATCGCCCAGGCCATGGGCGTGGATACGCATGGCCTGACCGACGAACAGGCCAGTCATAAAGCCATTGAGGCGATTCGCTCACTGTCTGCCCGCGTTGGCATTCCATCCGGATTCGCCGCGCTGGGCGTCTGCGAAGCAGATATCGAAGGCTGGCTGGACAAAGCGCTGGCAGATCCGTGCGCGCCCTGTAATCCGCGTAACGCTTCCCGTGACGAGGTGCGCACGCTGTACCTGGAGGCGTTATGA
- the rhaD gene encoding rhamnulose-1-phosphate aldolase, with translation MQTIIHSWFVQGMIKATTDAWLKGWDERNGGNLTLRLDEADLASYKADFHAEPRYIALSQPMPQLANTPFIVTGSGKFFRNVQLAPAANLGVVKVDSDGAGYHILWGLEDNAVPTSELPAHFQSHCERIKATQGKDRVIMHCHATNLIALTYVLENRTDVFTRKLWEGSTECLVVFPDGVGILPWMVPGTDEIGQATAQEMAKHSLVLWPFHGVFGSGPTLDEAFGLIDTAEKSAEILVKVIAMGGMKQTISRDELIALGKRFGVTPLASALEL, from the coding sequence ATGCAGACAATTATTCATTCCTGGTTCGTGCAGGGCATGATCAAAGCCACCACCGACGCCTGGCTGAAAGGCTGGGATGAGCGCAACGGCGGTAACCTGACGCTGCGTTTAGATGAAGCAGATCTCGCCAGCTATAAAGCCGACTTTCACGCCGAACCGCGCTACATCGCCCTGAGCCAGCCCATGCCGCAGCTGGCGAATACGCCGTTTATCGTGACCGGCTCCGGTAAATTCTTCCGTAACGTGCAACTGGCACCAGCGGCGAATCTCGGCGTCGTCAAAGTCGACAGCGACGGCGCGGGCTATCACATCCTGTGGGGGCTGGAAGACAACGCAGTACCCACTTCTGAGCTTCCGGCCCATTTCCAGTCGCATTGCGAGCGCATAAAAGCGACCCAGGGGAAAGACCGCGTGATTATGCACTGCCACGCCACCAACCTGATCGCGCTTACCTACGTACTGGAAAACCGTACCGATGTGTTCACCCGTAAGCTCTGGGAAGGCAGTACGGAATGCCTGGTGGTGTTCCCGGACGGCGTAGGCATTCTGCCGTGGATGGTGCCGGGCACGGATGAGATCGGCCAGGCCACCGCGCAGGAAATGGCGAAGCATTCACTGGTGCTGTGGCCGTTTCACGGCGTATTCGGCAGCGGCCCGACCCTTGATGAAGCCTTTGGCCTGATTGATACCGCCGAAAAATCTGCCGAAATCCTGGTAAAAGTCATCGCCATGGGCGGCATGAAACAAACCATCTCCCGCGATGAGTTGATCGCGCTGGGTAAACGCTTCGGCGTCACCCCGCTCGCCAGCGCGCTGGAACTGTAA
- the rhaA gene encoding L-rhamnose isomerase, which translates to MTTSINQAWELAKQRFAAVGVDAEQALTALDRLPVSMHCWQGDDVAGFENPQGGLTGGIQATGNYPGKARNAAELRADLEQAMSLIPGPKRLNLHAIYLESDTPVERNAIKPEHFKNWVEWAKKQQVGLDFNPSCFSHPLSADGFTLSHPNDDIRQFWIDHCKASRRISAYFGEQLGTASVMNIWIPDGMKDVPIDRLGPRQRLLAALDEVISEKFDEAHHIDAVESKLFGIGAESYTVGSNEFYMGYATSRQTALCLDAGHFHPTEVISDKISAAMLYVPRLLLHVSRPVRWDSDHVVLLDDETQAIASEIIRHDLFDRVHIGLDFFDASINRIAAWVIGTRNMKKALLRALLEPTDHLRQLELNGDYTGRLALLEEQKSLPWQAVWEMYCQRNDTPAGSEWLESVRAYEDSILRKRA; encoded by the coding sequence ATGACTACTTCCATCAATCAGGCATGGGAACTGGCTAAACAGCGTTTCGCCGCCGTTGGCGTCGATGCCGAACAGGCCCTGACGGCCCTCGATCGTCTGCCGGTCTCCATGCACTGCTGGCAGGGCGATGACGTCGCCGGTTTTGAAAACCCGCAAGGCGGGCTGACGGGCGGCATCCAGGCTACCGGCAACTATCCGGGCAAAGCGCGTAACGCCGCCGAGCTGCGCGCCGATCTGGAACAGGCGATGAGTCTGATCCCTGGCCCGAAACGCCTGAACCTGCACGCGATTTATCTGGAGTCCGACACCCCGGTCGAGCGCAACGCCATTAAACCCGAGCACTTCAAAAACTGGGTGGAATGGGCCAAAAAACAGCAGGTGGGCCTGGATTTCAACCCGTCCTGCTTTTCGCATCCGCTAAGCGCCGATGGTTTTACCCTGTCGCATCCTAACGATGACATTCGCCAGTTCTGGATCGATCACTGTAAGGCCAGCCGCCGCATTTCCGCCTACTTCGGTGAGCAGCTAGGGACGGCGTCGGTGATGAATATCTGGATCCCGGACGGCATGAAAGATGTGCCAATCGACCGCCTTGGTCCGCGCCAGCGTCTGCTCGCCGCGCTCGATGAGGTGATCAGCGAGAAGTTCGATGAAGCCCACCATATCGACGCCGTTGAAAGCAAACTGTTCGGTATTGGCGCAGAAAGCTACACCGTCGGCTCTAATGAGTTCTATATGGGCTACGCCACCAGCCGCCAGACCGCGCTGTGCCTGGACGCCGGGCATTTCCATCCGACCGAAGTGATTTCCGACAAAATTTCCGCCGCAATGCTGTATGTGCCGCGCCTGCTGCTGCACGTCAGCCGCCCGGTTCGGTGGGACAGTGACCACGTGGTGCTGCTGGATGACGAAACCCAGGCCATCGCGAGCGAAATCATCCGCCATGACCTGTTCGACCGCGTACATATCGGCCTCGATTTCTTTGACGCGTCCATCAACCGCATCGCGGCATGGGTTATCGGCACCCGCAACATGAAAAAAGCGCTGCTGCGCGCCCTGCTCGAACCGACTGATCATTTGCGCCAGCTGGAACTGAACGGCGATTACACCGGCCGTCTGGCGCTGCTGGAAGAGCAAAAATCCCTGCCGTGGCAGGCGGTATGGGAAATGTATTGCCAGCGCAACGATACCCCGGCAGGCAGCGAATGGCTGGAAAGCGTACGCGCCTATGAAGACAGCATTCTGCGCAAACGCGCGTAA
- the rhaB gene encoding rhamnulokinase, with amino-acid sequence MSIRHSVAVDLGASSGRVMLARFDTVNRDLQLTEIHRFTNQLIRDGQFDCWDVDALESDIRFGLQRACEQGVAIDSIGIDTWGVDVVLLDEQGQRVGPAVAYRDSRTDGIMQQACEELGRDEIYRRTGIQFLPFNTLYQLRALTQQQPERAAKVAHALLMPDYLCYRLTGVMNWEYTNATTTQLVNIHTDNWDPTLLDWAGVPARWFGTPSHPGSVVGHWVCAQGNRIPVVSVATHDTASAVIAAPLEGKDAAYLSSGTWSLMGFESKTPYAHAEALAANITNEGGAEGRYRVLKNIMGLWLLQRVIKEHNITDLPALIDHARQLPACRSVINPNDDRFINPPDMSQAIQDACRERNQPVPETVAELARTIFDSLALLYASVLHELAQLRGTPFTRLHIVGGGSQNHFLNQLCADACGLPVSAGPVEASTLGNIGCQLMALDDITDVDDFRRVIGQTSALTTFTPHPHSEIARLAAQFQQPHQTKELCA; translated from the coding sequence ATGTCCATTCGACATAGCGTTGCTGTTGATCTGGGTGCCTCAAGTGGCCGCGTCATGCTGGCGCGCTTCGATACCGTCAACCGCGACCTGCAATTAACGGAAATACACCGCTTCACCAATCAGCTTATCCGCGACGGGCAATTCGATTGCTGGGATGTGGACGCGCTGGAAAGCGACATTCGTTTCGGCCTGCAACGTGCCTGCGAACAGGGCGTCGCCATTGACAGTATTGGCATCGATACCTGGGGCGTGGACGTGGTGTTGCTGGATGAACAAGGCCAGCGTGTCGGTCCGGCGGTTGCCTATCGCGACAGCCGCACTGACGGCATCATGCAACAGGCGTGCGAGGAACTGGGCCGGGACGAGATCTATCGTCGCACTGGCATTCAGTTTCTACCGTTCAACACTCTGTACCAGTTGCGCGCCCTGACCCAACAACAGCCGGAGCGGGCGGCAAAGGTGGCGCATGCGCTGCTGATGCCCGATTACCTCTGCTATCGCCTTACCGGGGTCATGAACTGGGAGTACACCAACGCGACGACGACCCAACTGGTGAACATCCACACCGATAACTGGGACCCGACGCTCCTCGACTGGGCAGGCGTACCGGCACGCTGGTTCGGCACGCCGAGCCACCCGGGCAGCGTCGTCGGCCACTGGGTGTGCGCCCAGGGCAACCGCATTCCGGTGGTATCCGTCGCCACGCACGATACCGCCAGCGCCGTGATCGCCGCGCCGCTGGAAGGCAAGGATGCCGCGTATCTCTCTTCCGGCACCTGGTCATTGATGGGTTTTGAAAGTAAAACCCCCTACGCCCATGCCGAAGCCCTGGCCGCCAATATCACCAACGAAGGCGGCGCGGAAGGCCGCTACCGGGTACTGAAAAATATCATGGGCCTGTGGCTGCTGCAGCGCGTCATCAAAGAGCACAACATCACCGATCTGCCCGCCCTGATCGACCACGCCCGTCAGCTTCCCGCGTGCCGTTCCGTGATCAATCCCAACGACGATCGGTTTATCAATCCGCCGGACATGAGTCAGGCCATTCAGGATGCCTGCCGGGAGCGCAATCAGCCGGTCCCGGAAACCGTAGCGGAGTTGGCGCGCACCATTTTCGACAGCCTGGCGCTGCTGTATGCCAGTGTGCTGCACGAGCTGGCGCAACTGCGCGGCACGCCGTTTACCCGTCTGCATATCGTCGGGGGCGGCAGCCAGAATCATTTTCTCAACCAACTGTGCGCGGACGCCTGCGGACTGCCGGTCTCCGCCGGGCCTGTCGAAGCGTCGACCCTCGGCAATATTGGCTGCCAGCTGATGGCGCTGGACGACATCACCGACGTTGATGATTTCCGCCGGGTGATCGGCCAGACCAGCGCGCTCACCACCTTTACGCCTCATCCACACAGCGAAATTGCCCGCCTTGCTGCGCAGTTTCAGCAACCCCATCAAACAAAGGAGCTTTGCGCATGA
- the rhaS gene encoding L-rhamnose operon regulatory protein, with protein MTVLTCSDYFPCSAATVAIEPRLPQSAFPEHHHDFYEIVIVEHGTGAHIFNGQPYTLSGGSVCFVRDHDRHLFEHTENLCLTNVLYRAPDAFCFLTGLDRLLPQEQDGLYPSHWRVPPQVLVQVRHLLAELEALGNASDTHSLAQREILFMQLLIQIRKGSQTGQAAGADNRLNMMIGWLEDHFASDVCWEALAEQFDLSLRTLHRQLKQQTGLTPQRYLNRLRLMRARHLLRHSEESVTDIAYQCGFGDSNHFSTLFKREFCFSPRDIRQGRDRQLQ; from the coding sequence ATGACCGTCTTAACATGCAGCGATTATTTCCCATGCAGCGCCGCGACCGTAGCGATTGAGCCGCGTTTGCCGCAGTCAGCGTTCCCGGAGCATCACCATGATTTTTATGAAATTGTTATCGTTGAGCACGGAACCGGGGCGCACATTTTTAATGGTCAGCCCTATACCCTGAGCGGCGGTTCGGTGTGTTTTGTGCGCGATCACGACAGGCACCTGTTCGAACATACCGAGAATCTGTGTCTGACCAATGTGCTTTACCGCGCACCTGATGCCTTTTGTTTTCTGACCGGGCTGGACAGGCTGCTGCCCCAGGAGCAGGACGGGTTGTATCCTTCCCACTGGCGAGTGCCGCCGCAGGTGCTGGTCCAGGTCCGGCATTTGCTGGCTGAACTGGAAGCATTAGGAAATGCCAGTGATACCCACAGCCTGGCTCAGCGGGAAATCCTGTTTATGCAGTTACTGATTCAAATCCGCAAAGGCAGCCAGACCGGGCAGGCGGCGGGCGCAGATAACCGTCTGAATATGATGATCGGTTGGCTTGAGGACCATTTTGCCAGCGACGTGTGTTGGGAGGCGCTGGCGGAACAATTTGATTTATCGCTGCGTACGCTGCATCGCCAGCTCAAACAGCAAACCGGGCTCACCCCCCAGCGTTATCTGAACCGGCTGCGTCTGATGCGTGCCCGCCATCTGTTACGCCATAGCGAAGAGAGCGTCACGGATATCGCCTATCAATGCGGTTTCGGCGACAGTAACCACTTTTCTACGCTGTTTAAGCGCGAGTTTTGCTTCTCGCCGCGCGATATTCGCCAGGGACGCGATCGCCAGCTCCAGTAA
- the rhaR gene encoding transcriptional activator RhaR → MAAQLILKKADFFASPLQPVAVADRYPQNVFAEHTHDFCELVIVWRGNGLHVLNDRPWRITCGDLFYIKAEDRHSYESVNDLVLHNIIYCPERLTLNVDWDTLLKPQGQNPRWRLNSQGIAQARQIISQLEHESPKEDALSRTLSESLFLQLCITLRRHRYQPDSVGAPGQGDVLDLLIAALDNSVNSPFSLQAFCQQHQTQERQLRQRFRQQTGMTVGHYLRQLRICQAQYLLRHTEMLISDIATRCGFEDSNYFSVVFTRETGVTPRLWRQQCHEWLKREGVREG, encoded by the coding sequence TTGGCCGCTCAGCTGATCCTTAAAAAAGCAGATTTTTTTGCTTCCCCGCTGCAGCCGGTAGCGGTTGCCGACCGCTATCCGCAAAACGTGTTCGCTGAACATACTCATGATTTTTGCGAACTGGTGATCGTATGGCGGGGCAACGGCTTACATGTACTCAACGATCGTCCGTGGCGAATTACCTGCGGCGATCTGTTTTATATCAAAGCGGAAGATCGACACAGTTATGAATCGGTCAATGATTTGGTGCTGCATAACATCATCTACTGCCCGGAACGGCTGACGCTCAACGTCGACTGGGACACCTTACTGAAACCGCAGGGGCAAAATCCGCGCTGGCGGCTGAACAGCCAGGGCATCGCCCAGGCGCGGCAAATCATTAGCCAGCTTGAACATGAAAGCCCGAAAGAGGATGCGCTGTCGCGCACCCTGAGTGAAAGCCTGTTCCTGCAACTGTGCATTACCCTGCGTCGCCATCGTTATCAGCCTGACAGCGTCGGCGCGCCGGGGCAGGGCGACGTGCTGGATTTGCTGATCGCCGCGCTGGATAACAGCGTAAACAGCCCGTTCAGTTTGCAGGCATTCTGTCAGCAGCATCAGACGCAGGAGCGCCAGCTACGCCAGCGCTTTCGCCAGCAAACCGGGATGACCGTCGGTCACTATTTGCGTCAGTTGCGGATTTGCCAGGCGCAATATTTGCTGCGGCATACTGAGATGCTGATTAGCGATATCGCTACGCGCTGCGGCTTTGAAGACAGCAACTACTTTTCGGTGGTGTTTACCCGTGAAACGGGCGTGACGCCACGGTTGTGGCGTCAGCAGTGTCATGAGTGGTTAAAACGCGAGGGTGTACGGGAGGGTTAA